The following are from one region of the Petrotoga mobilis SJ95 genome:
- a CDS encoding transposase: protein MKKRFNKFSLFRHYFLQIYLRLRYTPLLPFLQYSPTKTSKPFFLNNSNGKIEGMNSKLRGFSKRAFGFKTLKNLKITIFIALGKLNLIPA from the coding sequence CTGAAAAAAAGATTTAATAAATTCTCTCTCTTTAGGCATTACTTCCTCCAAATCTATTTAAGACTTCGTTATACACCTCTACTTCCTTTTCTACAATACTCTCCCACGAAAACTTCAAAGCCTTTTTTCTTAAATAACTCAAACGGTAAAATAGAAGGTATGAACTCTAAACTTAGAGGATTTTCTAAAAGGGCTTTTGGTTTTAAAACATTAAAGAATTTAAAAATCACTATCTTTATTGCCCTTGGTAAACTTAATTTAATTCCAGCTTAA
- a CDS encoding lipopolysaccharide biosynthesis protein, producing MPKEREFIKSFFQFSMGQWIAALISFITTPITTWLIIPEEFGKASMFTLAFNLLLNVALLGADQSFVRMFYERSEDKRRDLLWDSLLPSLSIGVVVFVVIGIFWKELSFILFGDYNHFLPIFLLGVTILIGILERFSTLAVRMKKRGIAFSTLRVVNGVTNAVFTILYALFVSRSFYAVIIGLFFSHIVTALLAIFFERELWFGKFKVDFKSIKAIVRYGLPFVPTFLITWLFQSIDRLSLRNYSDFTEIGLYSAAFKVVSVMSLIQAGFTTFWTPVSYESYEKEPESKGIFEKTSVFIAAAMFVFGLLLVVFKDVIFLLLESSYRQAAGISSFLILMPIMYTVSETTVVGINFKKKTYWHMLIATVAAGVNVFGNLMLVPVYGAKGAAFSTGVSYIVFFCMRTFISRSLFPVNYHLGKFFISTFVFVVVAFINTFVINMVFQVVSAVLGLIVVMFVYRDQVKYVFDLGVDLMREVKERVASR from the coding sequence ATGCCTAAAGAGAGAGAATTTATTAAATCTTTTTTTCAGTTTTCAATGGGTCAATGGATAGCTGCTTTGATTTCCTTCATCACTACTCCTATTACCACTTGGCTTATAATCCCAGAGGAGTTTGGTAAGGCATCGATGTTTACTTTGGCTTTCAATTTACTTCTCAACGTTGCACTTCTTGGAGCGGATCAGAGCTTTGTTCGTATGTTTTATGAAAGGTCTGAGGATAAGAGAAGGGATTTACTTTGGGATTCTTTGTTGCCGAGTTTGAGTATAGGCGTTGTTGTTTTTGTTGTCATTGGTATCTTTTGGAAAGAGTTGTCTTTCATTCTTTTTGGAGATTATAATCATTTTCTTCCGATTTTTTTGTTGGGCGTTACCATATTAATCGGTATTTTAGAGAGATTTTCCACTTTGGCTGTTCGGATGAAAAAAAGAGGTATCGCTTTTTCTACGTTGAGGGTAGTAAACGGAGTAACAAATGCGGTTTTTACAATTTTATACGCCCTTTTTGTTTCAAGAAGTTTTTATGCTGTTATCATTGGTTTGTTTTTTTCTCATATAGTTACCGCTTTATTAGCGATCTTTTTTGAAAGAGAATTGTGGTTTGGTAAGTTCAAAGTTGATTTTAAATCTATAAAAGCGATTGTTAGGTACGGTCTCCCTTTTGTTCCTACTTTTTTAATTACTTGGCTTTTTCAATCGATAGATAGGTTGTCGTTAAGAAATTATTCTGATTTCACGGAGATAGGTTTGTATTCTGCTGCTTTCAAAGTAGTTTCAGTGATGAGCTTAATTCAAGCTGGTTTTACTACGTTTTGGACTCCCGTTTCTTATGAAAGCTACGAAAAAGAACCTGAGAGTAAGGGGATTTTTGAGAAGACCTCTGTGTTTATAGCCGCTGCGATGTTTGTGTTTGGATTGCTATTAGTTGTGTTTAAAGATGTGATATTTTTGCTTTTAGAGAGTTCTTATAGGCAGGCGGCTGGAATTAGCTCTTTTTTGATTTTGATGCCTATTATGTATACTGTTTCTGAAACGACGGTTGTTGGTATCAATTTTAAGAAAAAAACATATTGGCATATGTTGATAGCAACTGTGGCAGCAGGGGTTAACGTGTTTGGGAATTTGATGCTTGTTCCTGTATATGGTGCAAAAGGTGCAGCATTTTCTACTGGGGTGTCGTATATAGTTTTCTTTTGTATGAGGACGTTTATATCTAGGAGTTTGTTCCCTGTTAATTACCATTTGGGTAAATTTTTTATTAGTACCTTTGTTTTTGTGGTCGTTGCTTTTATAAACACTTTTGTTATTAATATGGTTTTTCAGGTTGTGTCTGCTGTTTTGGGTTTGATCGTTGTAATGTTTGTGTATAGAGATCAGGTGAAATATGTGTTTGATTTGGGGGTTGATTTGATGAGGGAAGTGAAGGAGAGGGTTGCTAGCAGGTGA